A single Defluviitalea saccharophila DNA region contains:
- a CDS encoding GPW/gp25 family protein produces MADTNYTILSRGWKFPPQIDPSTGKFMTVEYEEDIKEAIWIILMTKKGERPMLPQFGCSIHEYMFSSPDYTTIGIIEKEIKEALEIWESRIEGVEVKVMTNRANPEQLLIYIDYIVSATRNQTSLVYPLNLNG; encoded by the coding sequence TTGGCTGATACTAATTATACGATATTAAGCAGAGGGTGGAAGTTTCCCCCGCAAATAGATCCTAGTACAGGAAAATTTATGACCGTTGAATACGAAGAAGACATTAAAGAAGCCATTTGGATTATTCTTATGACTAAAAAGGGAGAAAGACCGATGCTTCCTCAATTTGGGTGCAGTATTCATGAATATATGTTTTCATCTCCCGATTATACAACCATAGGAATCATTGAGAAAGAAATAAAAGAAGCATTGGAAATTTGGGAATCAAGGATTGAAGGCGTAGAAGTAAAAGTTATGACCAACAGAGCCAATCCTGAGCAACTCCTGATTTATATTGATTATATCGTATCTGCAACAAGAAACCAAACGAGTTTGGTATATCCCTTAAATTTAAATGGATAA